A single window of Podarcis raffonei isolate rPodRaf1 chromosome 9, rPodRaf1.pri, whole genome shotgun sequence DNA harbors:
- the NPY2R gene encoding neuropeptide Y receptor type 2 codes for MGLMGGSKIMENRTRLTKTDLYSRLNLPPGFEHPYDDLLADPKRDLKDSTNLVEVQIVLICAYCVIILLGLVGNSLVIHVVIKFKSMRTVTNFFIANLAVADLLVNTLCLPFTLVYTLLGEWKLGPVLCHLVPYAQGLAVQVSIVTLTVIALDRHRCIVYHLESKISKRISFLIIGVAWAVSAILASPLAIFREYFSIELNQDFKIVVCAEAWPREGLVNYSTIYSILMFLIQYVLPLAIISYAYIRIWSKLKNHISPGAAGDHYHQRRRKTTKMLVCVVVVFGVCWLPFHIFQLVSDIDSNVLDLQEYKLIYTLFHVIAMCSTFANPLLYGWMNSNYRTAFLTAFRCEQRLDSIHPEVSPALKAKKKLEAKEEHCNGPPFSQPTSV; via the coding sequence ATGGGGTTGATGGGAGGATCCAAAATTATGGAGAACCGGACCAGACTAACTAAAACGGACCTCTACTCCAGGCTGAACTTGCCACCAGGCTTTGAGCATCCCTACGATGACCTGCTTGCTGACCCCAAGCGAGATCTGAAGGATAGCACCAATTTGGTGGAGGTGCAGATCGTCCTCATCTGTGCCTATTGTGTCATCATTTTGCTCGGGTTAGTGGGCAACTCCTTGGTGATTCACGTGGTGATCAAGTTCAAGAGCATGCGCACGGTGACCAACTTCTTCATTGCCAACTTGGCCGTGGCCGATCTGCTAGTGAACACGCTCTGCCTGCCGTTCACGTTAGTTTACACATTGCTGGGAGAATGGAAGCTGGGTCCTGTGCTGTGCCACCTCGTGCCGTATGCCCAAGGCCTTGCCGTTCAGGTATCCATAGTGACGTTGACTGTGATAGCCTTGGACCGGCACCGCTGCATTGTGTATCACCTGGAGAGCAAAATCTCCAAGAGGATCAGCTTCTTGATCATTGGGGTGGCCTGGGCTGTCAGTGCCATCTTGGCCAGTCCTCTGGCTATCTTCCGGGAGTATTTCTCCATTGAGCTCAACCAGGACTTCAAGATAGTGGTCTGCGCTGAGGCCTGGCCCAGGGAAGGGCTGGTCAATTACAGCACCATCTACAGCATCTTGATGTTCCTGATCCAATATGTCTTGCCTCTGGCCATCATCTCCTATGCCTATATCCGTATCTGGAGTAAGCTAAAGAACCACATCAGTCCTGGGGCGGCGGGGGACCATTACCACCAGAGGCGTCGGAAAACTACCAAGATGCTGGTGTGTGTCGTGGTGGTGTTTGGGGTCTGCTGGCTGCCCTTCCACATCTTTCAACTCGTCAGCGATATCGACAGCAATGTGTTGGATTTGCAGGAATACAAACTGATCTACACGCTCTTTCATGTCATTGCTATGTGCTCCACTTTTGCCAACCCGCTCCTCTATGGCTGGATGAACAGCAACTACAGAACGGCTTTCCTGACTGCTTTCCGGTGCGAACAGCGGCTGGATTCCATCCACCCAGAAGTATCTCCTGCACTGAAAGCCAAGAAAAAGCTGGAAGCCAAAGAGGAGCATTGCAATGGACCCCCGTTTTCACAGCCTACAAGTGTCTAG